In the Victivallis sp. Marseille-Q1083 genome, one interval contains:
- a CDS encoding SpoIIE family protein phosphatase, which translates to MPEYNNLFIDMGYSQCCCHGELICGDAIKFKRLPAEDRFIAVLSDGLGHGVKANILASMTTTMALKFIAEELEIIHSAEIIMDALPVCQVRKISYSTFTIVDTRLNGETRVIEMGNPEFLLLRNGAQLRVPFEELNSPKYENRTMRSYHFQGQPHDRLIFFSDGITQAGLGTPNYPLGWRLDGCLGYTQELIRQKPDLSAHDLSGAILREAVAKEAQLLPLDDMTCAVIYFRPPRKLMLFTGPPYHREHDHACAELLKNFDGAKVICGGTSATIISREWQQEMTMDLATVGRDLPPISIMAGVDLITEGIFTLTRTAQYLEKDGSRQHNDPAGRLMDLLLNNDIIEFVVGTRINEAHQDPNLPIDLEFRRNIVRRIANALRDKYMKEVNIRFV; encoded by the coding sequence ATGCCGGAATACAACAATTTATTCATCGACATGGGTTACAGCCAATGCTGCTGCCACGGGGAACTGATCTGCGGCGACGCAATCAAATTCAAGCGGCTGCCGGCGGAAGACCGCTTCATCGCCGTGCTGTCCGATGGCCTGGGACACGGCGTGAAAGCCAATATCCTGGCGTCGATGACGACGACGATGGCGCTCAAATTCATCGCCGAAGAGCTCGAAATCATCCATTCCGCCGAAATCATCATGGACGCGCTGCCGGTCTGCCAGGTGCGTAAAATCAGCTATTCGACCTTTACGATCGTCGATACCCGGCTCAACGGGGAAACCCGGGTCATCGAGATGGGCAATCCGGAGTTTCTCCTGCTGCGCAACGGCGCGCAACTGCGGGTGCCGTTCGAGGAGCTGAATTCGCCGAAATACGAAAACCGGACGATGCGCTCCTATCACTTTCAGGGCCAGCCGCACGACCGGTTGATCTTCTTCTCCGACGGCATCACCCAGGCCGGACTGGGAACGCCGAACTACCCGCTGGGCTGGCGGCTGGACGGCTGCCTGGGCTACACGCAGGAACTCATCCGGCAGAAGCCGGACCTCTCGGCGCATGACCTTTCCGGCGCCATCCTGCGCGAAGCGGTGGCCAAGGAGGCCCAACTGCTGCCGCTGGACGACATGACCTGCGCGGTCATCTATTTCCGGCCGCCGCGCAAACTGATGCTGTTCACCGGCCCGCCGTACCACCGGGAGCACGACCATGCCTGCGCCGAACTTCTGAAAAATTTCGACGGCGCCAAAGTGATCTGCGGCGGGACTTCCGCCACGATCATTTCCCGGGAGTGGCAGCAGGAGATGACGATGGATCTGGCCACCGTCGGCCGCGACCTGCCGCCGATTTCGATCATGGCGGGAGTCGACCTGATCACCGAAGGCATTTTCACGTTGACCCGGACGGCGCAATATCTGGAAAAGGACGGTTCCCGGCAGCACAACGATCCGGCCGGACGGCTGATGGATCTGCTGCTGAACAATGACATCATCGAATTCGTCGTCGGCACCCGGATCAACGAAGCGCACCAGGATCCGAATCTGCCGATCGACCTGGAGTTCCGGCGCAATATCGTCCGGCGCATCGCCAACGCGCTGCGCGACAAATACATGAAAGAAGTCAACATCCGTTTTGTTTAA
- a CDS encoding NAD(P)H-dependent oxidoreductase subunit E has product MASHLSAVDRILEEHGYDASKLIPILQAVQEEYKFLSKDMISYVATSLGVPPSRVYGVATFYAHFSMKPKGKYLIKLCDGTACHVKKSHSVLNALLEKLHLSDEKRTTDDMLFTVETVSCLGACGLAPVMLVNDEVHGQITPEQAIELVDGILAVEKDAAH; this is encoded by the coding sequence ATGGCGTCGCATTTGTCAGCGGTGGACCGTATCCTGGAAGAACACGGTTACGACGCGAGCAAATTGATCCCGATCCTGCAGGCGGTGCAGGAAGAGTACAAATTTCTGTCGAAAGACATGATCAGTTACGTGGCGACGAGCCTGGGCGTCCCGCCGTCGCGCGTGTATGGAGTTGCGACGTTTTACGCGCACTTTTCGATGAAGCCGAAGGGGAAATATCTGATCAAGCTGTGCGACGGGACGGCGTGTCACGTGAAGAAATCGCACAGTGTGCTGAACGCGCTGCTGGAGAAGCTGCATCTGAGCGACGAAAAGCGGACGACCGACGACATGCTGTTCACGGTGGAGACGGTGAGCTGTCTGGGAGCGTGCGGCCTGGCGCCGGTGATGCTGGTGAACGATGAAGTGCACGGGCAGATCACGCCGGAGCAGGCGATCGAGCTGGTCGACGGGATACTGGCCGTCGAAAAAGACGCCGCCCATTAA
- a CDS encoding NADH-ubiquinone oxidoreductase-F iron-sulfur binding region domain-containing protein, translating into MSKINLEQIALDYQAAAGKLKQRLILCAGTGCVANGSLEVRDELVRQLSGRGLPVVVELKEETAAAGASYVSKSGCQGFCQQGPLLHIEPQHILYTKVKPSDVTEIVERTLLGGEIIDRLLYHDRDGRGCKGNADIPFYSRQKRVVLANCMIEPDNVNEYIARGGYFGARKAVCEMTPAEVCQTAIESGLRGRGGGGFPTGLKWKFTLASRNDKKYVICNGDEGDPGAFMDRSVMEGNPHSVIEGMMIAAKAIGADEGYVYVRAEYPLAVARMRNAVAAALAAGLLGDGLFGTDFSFRVTVMEGAGAFVCGEETALIASIEGKRGMPMPKPPFPAQSGLYGKPTVINNVETLASVPGIFRNGAAQYKAVGTEKSPGTKTFALTGHVANTGLIEVPFGTTLREIIYNIGGGVTDNNGKLTGEDFKAVQIGGPSGGCLTKEMLDLPMDFDTLKSVGAMVGSGGLVVMNNQTCMVKIARFFMQFTQNESCGKCVPCREGTRQMLALLDDIIAGKADETTLELLEETAKAVQLGSLCGLGKTAPNPVLSTLRYFRDEYESHVFKKICPTGECRALARPEIIAEKCKGCTACARKCPVNAISGAVKQPHRIDADKCIKCGACKTACKFGAVVGL; encoded by the coding sequence ATGAGCAAGATCAATCTGGAACAGATCGCGTTGGACTACCAGGCAGCGGCCGGCAAGTTGAAACAGCGGTTGATATTGTGTGCGGGCACCGGTTGCGTGGCGAACGGTTCGCTGGAAGTGCGCGATGAATTGGTGCGGCAACTGTCCGGGCGCGGTTTGCCCGTGGTGGTGGAATTGAAGGAGGAAACGGCAGCGGCCGGAGCGAGTTATGTGTCGAAGAGCGGCTGCCAGGGCTTCTGCCAGCAGGGCCCGCTGCTGCACATCGAGCCGCAGCACATTCTCTATACGAAAGTGAAGCCGTCGGACGTCACCGAGATCGTCGAACGGACGCTGCTGGGCGGCGAAATCATCGACCGGCTGCTGTACCACGACCGGGACGGGCGCGGCTGCAAGGGCAACGCCGACATTCCGTTCTACAGCCGCCAGAAGCGGGTGGTGCTGGCGAACTGCATGATCGAGCCGGACAACGTCAACGAATACATCGCGCGGGGCGGCTATTTCGGGGCCCGCAAGGCGGTCTGCGAAATGACGCCGGCGGAGGTCTGCCAGACAGCGATCGAATCCGGTTTGCGCGGCCGCGGCGGCGGCGGCTTTCCGACCGGTTTGAAATGGAAATTCACGCTGGCGAGCCGGAATGACAAGAAATACGTCATCTGCAACGGTGACGAAGGCGACCCGGGCGCCTTCATGGACCGTTCGGTGATGGAAGGCAACCCGCACAGCGTCATCGAGGGAATGATGATCGCGGCGAAGGCGATCGGCGCCGATGAAGGTTACGTCTACGTGCGGGCGGAATATCCGCTGGCGGTGGCCCGGATGCGCAACGCGGTGGCGGCGGCGCTGGCGGCGGGGCTGCTGGGCGACGGCCTGTTCGGCACCGATTTCAGTTTCCGGGTGACGGTGATGGAAGGAGCCGGCGCTTTCGTCTGCGGCGAGGAAACCGCGTTGATCGCCTCGATCGAAGGCAAGCGCGGCATGCCGATGCCGAAGCCGCCGTTTCCGGCGCAGAGCGGGTTGTACGGCAAGCCGACGGTGATCAACAACGTCGAAACGCTGGCGTCGGTGCCGGGCATCTTCCGGAACGGCGCGGCGCAGTACAAGGCGGTCGGGACCGAGAAGTCGCCGGGTACGAAAACCTTCGCCCTGACCGGGCACGTGGCGAACACCGGTCTGATCGAAGTGCCGTTCGGCACGACGCTGCGGGAGATCATTTACAACATCGGCGGCGGAGTCACCGACAACAACGGCAAACTGACCGGGGAGGATTTCAAGGCGGTGCAGATCGGCGGTCCGTCCGGCGGCTGCCTGACCAAAGAGATGCTGGATCTGCCGATGGACTTCGACACGCTCAAATCGGTCGGCGCGATGGTCGGTTCCGGCGGCCTGGTGGTGATGAACAACCAGACCTGCATGGTCAAGATCGCCCGTTTCTTCATGCAGTTCACCCAGAACGAATCCTGCGGCAAATGCGTGCCGTGCCGGGAAGGCACCCGGCAGATGCTGGCTCTGCTCGACGACATCATCGCCGGCAAAGCCGACGAGACGACGCTGGAACTGCTGGAGGAGACGGCGAAAGCGGTGCAGCTCGGTTCGCTGTGCGGGCTGGGCAAGACGGCGCCGAACCCGGTGCTGTCGACGCTGCGCTATTTCCGCGACGAGTACGAGTCGCACGTCTTCAAGAAGATCTGCCCGACCGGCGAATGCCGGGCGCTGGCCCGTCCGGAAATCATCGCCGAGAAGTGCAAAGGCTGCACGGCCTGCGCGCGGAAATGCCCGGTCAACGCGATCAGCGGAGCGGTGAAACAGCCGCACAGGATCGATGCCGACAAATGCATCAAATGCGGCGCCTGCAAGACGGCGTGCAAATTCGGCGCGGTGGTCGGACTGTAA
- a CDS encoding 2Fe-2S iron-sulfur cluster binding domain-containing protein, which yields MTTAENIVKVNGCGIAIEGERNLLELIRKAGIDIPTFCYHSELSIYGACRLCLVEVDGKGIMAACSTKPEPGMEIRTDTKAIRQMRKINIELLLASHNRECPTCSRSSSCTLQNVARRLGVDTVRYRSATKQLPLDTSSPSLQRDPNKCVLCGDCVRVCAEVQGIGAIDFAFRGSNARVSPAFDQDLSQVECVNCGQCAAVCPTGAIVPKQDRHRVWEEIYNPQKKVVVQIAPAVRVALGEMFQLAPGTNVAGKLVSALRLMGFDEVYDTCFAADMTIFEEATELLDRVGSGGVMPMFTSCCPGWVKYCEIYYPELLPNLSSTRSPQQIFGSVARKTLPARLGIEPADLVVVSIMPCTAKKFEAQLPKFSNHGKPDVDYVLTTTEVAQMIASMGIQFDELEPSAFDMPYGFSTGGGVIFGTTGGVMEAALRFAVEKLENKPLNQVEFKAVRGLDKRKEAAVRVGDGEVKVAGVHGLGNAKALIEDLKAGKGHYDFIEGMACPGGCVCGGGQPVAPNDNVRRQRAAGLYNSDKTNQLQKSQDNYLVDRCYEEVFGGRPGSHDAHENLHTHYQNRSQLFDAKLTVLKGSEPRLLPITVTICTRLQDCPGQALLGLIVKYIRDKHYEDKVEVTAAFSSRSNPDGTICVTVGDQKIDRCAFSRGLTTEDQLRNHVEFDHIRQAIDAGLQ from the coding sequence ATGACAACGGCTGAAAATATTGTAAAAGTCAACGGCTGCGGCATCGCCATCGAAGGCGAACGCAATTTGCTGGAACTCATCCGGAAAGCCGGGATCGACATCCCGACCTTCTGCTACCATTCGGAACTGTCGATTTACGGCGCCTGCCGGTTGTGCCTGGTGGAAGTCGACGGCAAGGGCATCATGGCGGCGTGTTCGACGAAGCCGGAACCCGGCATGGAGATCAGGACCGACACCAAGGCGATCCGGCAGATGCGCAAGATCAACATCGAACTGCTGCTGGCCAGCCACAACCGGGAATGTCCGACCTGTTCGCGCAGTTCGAGCTGCACGCTGCAGAACGTCGCCCGCCGGCTCGGCGTCGACACGGTCCGTTACCGGTCGGCGACCAAACAGCTGCCGCTGGACACCAGTTCGCCGTCGCTGCAGCGCGACCCGAACAAATGCGTGCTGTGCGGCGACTGCGTGCGGGTCTGCGCGGAGGTGCAGGGCATCGGCGCCATCGATTTCGCGTTCCGCGGTTCGAACGCCCGGGTGTCGCCGGCCTTCGACCAGGACCTGAGCCAGGTCGAATGCGTCAACTGCGGCCAGTGCGCGGCGGTCTGCCCGACCGGGGCGATCGTGCCGAAACAGGACCGCCACCGGGTCTGGGAGGAAATCTACAATCCGCAGAAGAAGGTGGTTGTTCAGATCGCGCCGGCGGTGCGGGTGGCGCTGGGGGAAATGTTCCAGTTGGCGCCGGGCACCAATGTCGCCGGCAAACTGGTTTCGGCGCTGCGGCTGATGGGATTCGACGAGGTGTACGACACCTGTTTCGCGGCGGATATGACCATTTTCGAAGAGGCGACCGAGCTGCTGGACCGGGTCGGCTCCGGCGGCGTGATGCCGATGTTCACCAGCTGCTGCCCGGGCTGGGTGAAATACTGTGAAATTTATTACCCGGAACTGCTGCCGAATCTGTCGAGCACCCGTTCGCCGCAGCAGATTTTCGGCTCGGTAGCGCGCAAGACGCTGCCGGCCCGGCTCGGCATCGAACCGGCCGACCTGGTGGTGGTGTCGATCATGCCGTGCACGGCGAAGAAATTCGAGGCGCAACTGCCGAAGTTTTCCAACCACGGCAAGCCGGACGTCGATTACGTGCTGACCACCACCGAGGTGGCGCAGATGATCGCTTCGATGGGAATCCAGTTCGACGAACTGGAGCCGTCGGCTTTCGACATGCCGTACGGATTTTCGACCGGCGGCGGCGTCATTTTCGGGACGACCGGCGGGGTCATGGAAGCGGCGCTGCGGTTCGCGGTGGAGAAGCTGGAAAACAAACCGCTGAACCAGGTGGAATTCAAGGCGGTGCGCGGACTGGACAAACGCAAGGAAGCGGCGGTCCGGGTCGGCGACGGCGAAGTGAAGGTGGCGGGGGTGCACGGCCTGGGCAATGCGAAGGCGTTGATCGAGGACCTCAAGGCCGGCAAGGGGCATTACGATTTCATCGAGGGGATGGCCTGTCCGGGCGGCTGCGTCTGCGGCGGCGGCCAGCCGGTGGCGCCGAACGACAACGTGCGCCGACAGCGGGCGGCGGGGCTGTACAATTCCGACAAGACCAATCAGTTGCAGAAATCGCAGGACAACTATCTGGTGGACCGCTGCTACGAGGAGGTGTTCGGCGGCCGGCCGGGTTCGCACGACGCGCATGAGAACCTGCATACGCATTACCAGAACCGCAGTCAGTTGTTCGACGCCAAGCTCACCGTCCTCAAGGGGTCCGAACCCAGGCTGCTGCCGATCACCGTCACCATCTGCACCAGGCTGCAGGACTGTCCGGGACAGGCGCTGCTGGGGCTGATCGTCAAATACATCCGCGACAAGCATTACGAAGACAAAGTGGAAGTGACCGCCGCCTTCAGTTCGCGCTCCAATCCGGACGGAACGATCTGCGTGACCGTCGGCGACCAGAAGATCGACCGCTGCGCCTTCAGCCGCGGTTTGACCACCGAGGACCAGTTGCGCAACCATGTCGAATTCGACCACATCCGCCAGGCGATCGACGCCGGGCTGCAGTAA
- the hisF gene encoding imidazole glycerol phosphate synthase subunit HisF, with protein sequence MNREIIIMPCLDMQQGRVVKGVHFVDIADAGDPVECAKAYCAAGADELALLDITATVEKRATLHEVVRRVAGVCTVPFTVGGGINDLPAAEAVLAAGADKISISSAAYRNPELVRELVAKFGPDKVTVAIDVDRNPALPSGYEVYIDGGRTATGKDAVEWAREVDAMGVKTILPTSKAGDGARTGYDLPVIRAMAQACSADIVASGGAGKLSDFLDAAEAGATVLLAASVFHFHLIDIGELKQYLRAHGVTVRS encoded by the coding sequence ATGAACCGGGAAATCATCATCATGCCCTGCCTGGACATGCAGCAGGGCCGGGTGGTCAAGGGCGTCCATTTCGTCGACATCGCCGATGCCGGCGATCCGGTGGAATGCGCCAAGGCTTACTGCGCCGCCGGCGCCGACGAACTGGCGCTGCTGGACATCACCGCAACGGTGGAGAAGCGTGCCACCTTGCATGAAGTCGTCCGGCGGGTGGCCGGAGTCTGCACCGTACCGTTCACCGTCGGCGGCGGCATCAACGACCTGCCGGCCGCCGAAGCGGTGCTCGCCGCCGGCGCCGACAAAATTTCGATCAGCAGCGCCGCCTACCGCAATCCGGAACTGGTCAGAGAACTGGTCGCCAAATTCGGTCCGGACAAAGTGACCGTCGCCATCGACGTCGACCGCAATCCGGCCCTGCCTTCCGGTTACGAGGTCTACATCGACGGCGGCCGGACTGCGACCGGCAAGGATGCCGTCGAATGGGCCCGGGAAGTCGACGCAATGGGCGTCAAAACCATCCTGCCGACCAGCAAGGCCGGCGATGGCGCCCGGACCGGTTATGATTTGCCGGTGATCAGGGCAATGGCACAGGCCTGTTCGGCCGATATCGTCGCTTCCGGCGGCGCCGGCAAGCTGTCCGACTTTCTGGATGCGGCGGAAGCCGGCGCGACCGTTCTGCTGGCGGCGTCGGTCTTCCATTTCCACCTGATCGACATCGGTGAGCTGAAACAATACCTGCGCGCGCATGGCGTGACAGTCAGGAGCTGA
- the epsC gene encoding serine O-acetyltransferase EpsC gives MKQKCCGANGHLSGDYLNSLVERVCATYQDARGINHIEGMNLPRQQEILHIIDMLQEVVFPGFDRLQNYSLESLSYSIGNLLNELYCELFDQIARSFRYQNTNRNCRHCNIEEATVDAVQGLMDAIPAIRETMKLDVEAAYAGDPAAVTTDEIVVSYPAIRTITIQRFANLLYQKRVPLIPRMMTEYSHSRTGIDIHPGARLGRGVFIDHGTGVVIGETAVIGNNVRIYQGVTLGALSFPKDACGVLVKGTKRHPTIEDDVTIYAGATVLGDITVGCGSVIGGNVWLTESLPPGTKISMAKPEQTVKFAREQP, from the coding sequence ATGAAGCAAAAATGCTGCGGCGCCAACGGTCATCTCTCCGGCGATTACCTCAATTCGCTGGTGGAACGGGTGTGCGCCACCTATCAGGATGCCCGCGGCATCAATCATATCGAAGGAATGAATCTGCCCCGGCAGCAGGAAATCCTGCACATCATCGACATGCTGCAGGAAGTGGTGTTTCCGGGGTTCGACCGGCTGCAGAACTACAGCCTGGAGTCGCTCTCCTACAGCATCGGCAACCTGCTCAACGAGCTCTACTGCGAACTGTTCGACCAGATTGCCCGCTCCTTCCGTTACCAGAACACCAACCGCAACTGCAGGCATTGCAACATCGAGGAAGCAACCGTCGATGCGGTGCAGGGCCTGATGGACGCCATCCCGGCCATTCGCGAAACGATGAAACTGGATGTCGAGGCCGCTTACGCCGGCGATCCGGCCGCCGTCACCACCGACGAAATCGTCGTCAGTTACCCGGCAATCCGGACCATCACGATCCAACGGTTCGCCAACCTCCTGTACCAGAAGCGCGTGCCGTTGATTCCGCGGATGATGACCGAATATTCGCACAGCCGAACCGGCATCGACATCCATCCCGGCGCCCGGCTCGGCCGCGGCGTTTTCATCGATCACGGCACCGGCGTGGTCATCGGCGAAACAGCGGTCATCGGCAACAACGTCCGGATTTACCAGGGCGTCACACTGGGCGCGCTGTCGTTTCCCAAGGATGCCTGCGGCGTACTGGTCAAAGGGACCAAACGCCATCCGACCATCGAGGACGACGTGACCATCTATGCCGGCGCGACGGTGCTCGGCGACATCACCGTCGGCTGCGGTTCGGTGATCGGCGGCAATGTCTGGCTGACCGAAAGCCTGCCGCCCGGCACCAAAATTTCGATGGCGAAGCCGGAGCAGACGGTGAAATTCGCCCGGGAGCAGCCATGA
- a CDS encoding YggS family pyridoxal phosphate-dependent enzyme encodes MNHATDFHYVAEQLARVRQAVRQTAEQSGRPADAVGLLAVSKTFPVEAILAAYQAGQRRFGESRIQELELKTAVLPDDIEWHLIGHLQSNKAAKAVEYAHWIHSVDSLKLLERLDRLAGDLGRQPNILLEVNLSGEASKFGIDSHALDDLAAGAAAAGNLRWQGLMTMAPAMAARHELHRIFSALRQRRDQLEQRFQQALPVLSMGMSGDYPAAIAEGATIVRIGSAIFGARNYS; translated from the coding sequence ATGAATCACGCCACGGATTTCCATTATGTCGCCGAACAGCTTGCCAGAGTTCGGCAGGCGGTCCGCCAGACGGCGGAACAAAGCGGCCGGCCGGCCGACGCCGTGGGACTGCTGGCGGTCAGCAAAACCTTTCCGGTCGAAGCGATCCTGGCCGCCTACCAGGCTGGCCAGCGCCGCTTCGGCGAAAGCAGGATTCAGGAACTCGAACTGAAAACCGCCGTCCTGCCCGATGACATCGAATGGCATTTGATCGGCCACCTGCAGAGCAACAAAGCAGCCAAAGCGGTGGAATACGCCCACTGGATCCACTCGGTGGATTCATTGAAGCTGCTGGAGCGCCTCGACCGGCTGGCCGGCGACCTGGGGCGGCAGCCGAATATTCTGCTGGAGGTGAACCTCTCCGGCGAAGCGTCGAAGTTCGGCATCGACAGCCACGCCCTCGACGATCTGGCCGCCGGAGCCGCCGCCGCCGGGAATCTGCGCTGGCAGGGGTTGATGACGATGGCGCCGGCGATGGCGGCCCGACACGAATTGCACCGGATTTTCAGTGCGCTGCGGCAGCGGCGCGATCAGCTGGAACAACGTTTTCAACAGGCATTGCCGGTCTTGTCGATGGGAATGAGCGGCGACTATCCGGCGGCCATCGCCGAAGGGGCGACGATCGTCCGGATCGGCAGCGCCATTTTCGGAGCGAGGAATTATTCATGA
- a CDS encoding ketopantoate reductase family protein encodes MTTKLAECRILVVGAGAIGGYFGGRLAEAGARVSLVARSDYETVRQHGIQIKSIAGNFHFRPDGVYRRAAEAPTADYLLIATKALPEIDLPRLLDGAVGPGTTLLLIQNGIGVEQPLKQAFPHHCLLSATAYIGVGRSAPGVIDHQGGGQLSIGCYPAGRPAELETIVAYFNRAKVKCEPVDDIELCRWLKLCWNVPFNALSVAAGGIDTQTLIQDRPLEELSRQLMEEVIAVAAAAGKAIPAGVIEQNLDYTRNFPAYKTSMLLDFEAGRPLEVEVILGNVLRLARRHQVAVPRLETVYALLSMVDRRNRRRTGHRPE; translated from the coding sequence ATGACCACGAAGCTTGCAGAGTGCCGCATCCTGGTGGTGGGCGCCGGCGCCATCGGCGGTTATTTCGGCGGCCGGCTGGCCGAGGCGGGCGCCCGGGTTTCCCTGGTGGCCCGTTCCGACTATGAAACCGTCCGGCAACACGGCATCCAGATCAAAAGCATCGCCGGAAATTTTCATTTCCGACCGGATGGCGTCTACCGCCGGGCGGCGGAAGCGCCGACGGCGGATTATCTTCTGATCGCCACCAAGGCATTGCCGGAAATCGACCTGCCGCGGCTGCTCGACGGCGCGGTCGGGCCGGGCACCACGCTGTTGCTGATCCAGAACGGCATCGGCGTGGAACAGCCGTTGAAGCAGGCCTTCCCCCATCATTGTCTGTTGAGCGCCACCGCCTACATCGGCGTCGGTCGTTCCGCTCCCGGCGTCATCGATCACCAGGGCGGCGGGCAATTGTCGATCGGCTGTTATCCCGCCGGCCGGCCGGCGGAACTGGAAACCATCGTCGCTTATTTCAACCGGGCCAAGGTAAAATGCGAACCGGTCGACGACATTGAACTCTGCCGCTGGCTGAAGTTGTGCTGGAACGTGCCGTTCAATGCGCTGTCGGTCGCCGCCGGCGGCATCGACACCCAGACCTTGATTCAGGACCGGCCGCTTGAAGAATTGAGCCGGCAGCTGATGGAGGAGGTGATCGCCGTCGCCGCCGCCGCCGGGAAAGCCATCCCGGCCGGCGTCATCGAACAGAATTTGGACTACACCCGGAATTTTCCGGCCTACAAAACCAGCATGCTGCTGGATTTCGAAGCCGGACGGCCGCTCGAAGTCGAGGTCATCCTCGGCAACGTGCTGCGCCTGGCCCGGCGGCATCAGGTTGCGGTTCCCCGGCTGGAAACCGTTTATGCGCTGCTGTCGATGGTGGACCGCCGCAACCGCCGGAGGACCGGTCACCGGCCGGAATGA
- a CDS encoding DUF4339 domain-containing protein, translated as MANLYKRANDCYYQADGAIHGPVTRQELLDKLAAGELAPETPVYREGEPQWHPLNAAEPVIVPEPAGPGKKLTEYYELLCCTLAAVPLLLAAGFLLALMKSVLWTASWGLAALVWWVAVPALLLAFCRESGRSGGLRIPWYAFTLFLPLVNVIGYTGILGTWNRAWKDGSRETPSAVFWQWSFGFWLLVWQAGWLGWQPNWRGALPVFGIPLLLVLALWRWARCHRILALRRWTAEAEDHSGR; from the coding sequence ATGGCAAATTTATACAAACGGGCCAACGATTGCTATTACCAGGCGGACGGCGCCATCCACGGCCCGGTAACCCGCCAGGAGTTGCTGGACAAACTGGCAGCGGGGGAACTCGCGCCGGAGACGCCGGTTTATCGGGAAGGGGAGCCGCAGTGGCACCCGTTGAATGCCGCCGAACCGGTCATTGTCCCGGAACCGGCCGGCCCCGGTAAAAAGCTCACCGAATATTATGAATTGCTTTGCTGCACGTTGGCGGCGGTGCCGTTGCTGCTGGCCGCCGGCTTTCTGCTGGCGTTGATGAAGAGCGTGCTGTGGACGGCTTCCTGGGGATTGGCCGCGTTGGTCTGGTGGGTGGCGGTTCCGGCATTGCTGCTGGCATTCTGCCGGGAGAGCGGCCGGAGCGGCGGTTTGAGGATTCCCTGGTATGCCTTTACGCTGTTTCTGCCGTTGGTCAATGTCATCGGTTATACCGGCATACTGGGAACCTGGAATCGCGCCTGGAAGGATGGCAGCCGGGAAACGCCGTCGGCGGTTTTCTGGCAATGGAGTTTCGGTTTCTGGCTTTTGGTCTGGCAAGCCGGCTGGCTGGGCTGGCAGCCGAACTGGCGGGGGGCACTGCCGGTGTTCGGCATTCCGTTGCTGCTGGTTTTGGCGCTGTGGCGCTGGGCAAGGTGCCATCGGATTCTGGCGCTGCGCCGGTGGACGGCGGAAGCGGAGGATCATTCCGGCCGGTGA